From a region of the Candidatus Brocadia sp. genome:
- a CDS encoding cyclic nucleotide-binding domain-containing protein produces MSEESLLGRLYKDNETIVEEGMQSRTMYVIQGGKVKVVKNDNGNETILALLGEGDIFGEMSLFDASPRSATIKAIGEARVLAIEHEGLLKRIKMDPTLALRMIKQMCQRIRDLNARLIAAKTAMHQASDGLVQMKKAEVVSIKDLEPRIGVIVTQLQEKLRALTEQYVHEDESLHKVKML; encoded by the coding sequence ATGTCGGAAGAATCCCTCCTGGGAAGGCTCTATAAAGACAACGAAACTATCGTTGAAGAAGGAATGCAGAGCCGCACCATGTACGTAATACAGGGTGGAAAAGTGAAGGTTGTAAAAAACGACAATGGAAACGAAACCATTTTGGCGTTGCTTGGAGAGGGGGATATTTTTGGAGAAATGAGCCTCTTTGACGCCAGTCCGCGCTCTGCTACTATCAAGGCCATTGGAGAGGCAAGGGTCCTGGCGATAGAACATGAAGGGCTTCTCAAAAGGATCAAAATGGACCCAACCCTTGCCCTTCGCATGATCAAACAAATGTGTCAGCGGATCCGGGATTTAAACGCCAGGTTGATCGCGGCAAAAACAGCAATGCACCAGGCCAGCGATGGGTTGGTACAAATGAAGAAGGCCGAAGTTGTTTCCATAAAAGACCTTGAACCACGAATAGGTGTCATCGTGACGCAGCTTCAGGAAAAGCTGCGTGCGTTAACCGAACAATACGTTCACGAAGATGAATCTCTCCATAAGGTTAAGATGTTATAA
- a CDS encoding transposase — MIKYIGLDAHSSTCTFNVTDERGREVDNTTIESNGRLLVKYVRGVEGVKKLTFEECELSNWLYEILRPEVDELIVCNPVANGDYKKKKTDKMDARKLSNLLRGGFLVPVYHDGSKRERLRSLMSGYQDFIEEGVRLKNRYKSLFRKSGKKIKGEALYNDESFLEGLERRDFQFIGTQIYQLLEKMEEGRQEYVKEIVRCSKGFKEIKYLKSIPGIGSIQAAKIVSQVIDPERFSSKYKYYSYCGLVRHKRISDGRGYGSEKIWGNRILKCVYKMAGHSVLKGKSGLRNYYDTLRLKGIGHDNAYNAVCRKIAAISLSVWRKSEKYNDRLITGNLIK, encoded by the coding sequence ATGATAAAGTATATAGGATTGGATGCACATTCGTCAACATGTACATTCAATGTGACGGATGAAAGAGGGAGGGAAGTAGACAACACTACGATTGAGAGCAATGGCCGGCTTTTGGTGAAGTATGTGAGGGGAGTGGAGGGTGTTAAGAAACTGACCTTTGAAGAGTGTGAATTAAGCAACTGGCTGTATGAGATATTGAGACCAGAAGTAGATGAGTTGATCGTATGCAATCCAGTAGCAAACGGAGACTACAAGAAGAAAAAGACGGACAAGATGGATGCCAGGAAGCTGTCGAATCTTTTGCGAGGAGGTTTTCTCGTACCGGTATATCATGATGGTTCAAAGAGGGAGAGGTTAAGGAGTTTAATGTCCGGGTATCAGGATTTCATTGAAGAGGGTGTGAGGCTAAAGAACCGATACAAATCCTTATTTCGGAAAAGTGGGAAGAAAATCAAAGGTGAAGCGTTATATAACGACGAGAGTTTCCTGGAAGGATTAGAGCGAAGAGACTTTCAATTTATTGGCACGCAGATCTATCAGCTTTTAGAGAAGATGGAAGAAGGCAGGCAGGAATATGTAAAAGAGATCGTTCGATGCAGTAAGGGATTTAAAGAGATAAAATATCTCAAGAGCATTCCCGGCATTGGGAGTATCCAGGCGGCGAAGATCGTATCACAGGTAATAGACCCGGAGAGGTTTAGCAGTAAGTACAAATATTACAGCTACTGTGGGTTGGTGAGGCATAAGAGGATAAGTGATGGGAGGGGATATGGGAGTGAAAAGATTTGGGGAAATCGGATATTAAAATGCGTATACAAGATGGCAGGACATTCGGTTTTAAAGGGTAAGAGCGGTTTAAGGAACTATTACGATACCTTGCGGTTGAAAGGCATCGGTCATGACAATGCCTATAATGCAGTATGTCGTAAGATAGCGGCAATATCTTTAAGCGTGTGGAGGAAGAGTGAGAAATATAATGACAGACTGATCACTGGCAATCTAATCAAGTAA
- a CDS encoding ABC transporter substrate-binding protein: protein MNQKFIQFERHPGVLLIGWVALALLFQTISFVPPLFAAENTVIIFRSQQIAAYNEAIQGFEEGCEGKNIKIKTIYDLHGDTEEARRIIQMVKETTPKPNAILTVGVLAATLVKEHFPGIPIIFCMVINHDRFNLQGTNITGISSEASIEDQFAVLQEILGPHKNIGVIYDPSKTRKMVAQATVVAKQFDFNLVKTEVIQEKEVESALKNITNKIDALWVIPDSTVITQNTLKTIPRIIREHRLPIFSTSDAIVKAGALIAVSPNYRYTGIQAAQLAQMLLTNPETSSLGVQQPGRLKLTLNTQTAKAIGINLSSIQSYPDVVLYPQ, encoded by the coding sequence ATGAACCAAAAATTCATTCAATTCGAAAGACACCCTGGTGTTCTTCTCATCGGGTGGGTTGCCCTTGCGTTGCTTTTCCAGACGATATCCTTTGTTCCTCCGTTGTTTGCTGCGGAAAACACCGTCATTATTTTTCGAAGTCAGCAAATTGCGGCCTATAATGAAGCAATTCAGGGGTTTGAAGAAGGATGCGAAGGAAAAAATATTAAGATAAAGACCATCTACGATCTTCATGGCGACACCGAAGAGGCCAGGAGGATTATTCAGATGGTCAAGGAGACCACACCAAAACCGAATGCCATTTTGACCGTAGGCGTACTTGCCGCGACCCTTGTAAAGGAACATTTCCCTGGTATCCCCATTATCTTTTGCATGGTGATCAATCACGATCGCTTCAATTTACAGGGAACCAATATTACGGGTATTTCATCGGAAGCGTCGATTGAAGACCAGTTTGCCGTCTTACAGGAAATTCTTGGTCCACATAAGAATATCGGCGTTATTTATGATCCGTCAAAAACACGAAAAATGGTTGCACAAGCAACTGTCGTGGCAAAACAATTCGACTTTAACCTTGTGAAAACTGAGGTCATCCAGGAAAAAGAAGTCGAGTCCGCGCTGAAAAATATCACCAACAAGATCGACGCCTTATGGGTGATACCAGACAGCACGGTGATTACACAAAATACCCTCAAAACTATCCCCAGGATAATCAGAGAACATCGCTTGCCCATATTTTCCACTTCTGATGCCATTGTAAAAGCCGGGGCATTGATTGCCGTCTCACCAAATTACCGATACACGGGCATCCAGGCCGCTCAGCTTGCACAAATGTTATTAACCAATCCGGAAACAAGTTCATTGGGCGTTCAGCAACCAGGCAGGCTGAAATTGACGTTAAACACTCAAACGGCAAAAGCCATTGGTATAAATCTGTCATCTATTCAATCGTATCCGGATGTCGTTTTATATCCGCAATAG
- a CDS encoding peptidoglycan recognition protein family protein, producing the protein MRFTEKFYLCLSLLVLIYLSGCYAPPAFKPITTVPVRPPKKEVPCKETPYIESQLNRYSVREWKYIVIHHSASASGCAAEFDRYHREKRGWENGLGYHFVIGNGSGAGDGQIEIGNRWVKQIDGAHAGVQEYNRYGIGICLVGNFNGSYPTSAQMASLSTLVGYLQERCHIPSENIIMHRHFRETECPGRNFPYYKLLAKTARW; encoded by the coding sequence ATGCGCTTTACGGAAAAATTTTATCTTTGTCTGTCTCTTCTTGTCCTTATATATTTATCTGGTTGCTATGCGCCGCCTGCTTTTAAACCGATAACAACCGTACCCGTGAGACCACCAAAAAAGGAAGTCCCCTGTAAGGAAACCCCCTATATTGAAAGTCAGCTCAACCGCTACTCGGTGCGTGAATGGAAATATATTGTCATCCATCATAGCGCCTCAGCGTCAGGCTGTGCCGCTGAATTCGACAGGTATCATCGTGAAAAGAGAGGATGGGAAAATGGCTTGGGCTATCATTTTGTCATTGGAAATGGCAGCGGCGCCGGTGACGGGCAGATTGAGATTGGCAACCGCTGGGTAAAGCAGATCGATGGCGCCCACGCTGGTGTGCAGGAATATAACCGTTACGGCATTGGAATCTGTCTCGTGGGAAACTTCAACGGTTCATATCCGACGTCTGCGCAAATGGCCTCGCTTTCAACGTTAGTAGGCTATCTCCAGGAGCGATGCCATATCCCTTCCGAAAACATTATCATGCACCGTCACTTCAGGGAAACGGAATGTCCCGGCAGAAACTTTCCCTATTATAAATTGCTTGCGAAAACTGCCCGATGGTAA
- a CDS encoding ATP-binding protein, translated as MMSIRTKLILQVGILVIIIDALCCVFFLYHAKRQQEDALRKFGTALVILLAQDNEVTYALRSAQPAFLDAAINRLRALDMEDEIGYVRILNNETVMIEEKSSRIKLNMEEISIKKSLQKQDTMTRQSRWSRGGVRIETHIFGHRGEILCDRIEARSREVFYDFFASVFERKTFSEEEFAAQIFGEDTVDIEKPPPVLGFVQMGLSHHKVAERTHKILWRSIVPMGTGIVFGGICIMFFLTTYLVSPLRHMAKVTLDIASGNLDRFIDIQSRDEIGQLSMNFNEMTKSLKASHDEKEKIMAQLRDHIRDLYDTNKELKAIQERVVRSEKLAAVGKLASGVGHELRNPLAASKNALFLLKKSISGMQIQNENLTLNNFLLIIEKEIERSIKIVNDLLGFTRTAKPSVSPMNIRALIDASLSRVTLPGKIKRVIQADDSLPLVLVDATQIEQVFVNLIQNACDAMPTGGLLRICALKEGSHLLTVTFTDTGCGIPDHVKHMIFDPLFTTKPKGLGLGLALSHSIIQRHEGHIELESREGEGTTFIVKLPIAYT; from the coding sequence ATGATGAGCATTCGTACAAAACTTATCCTTCAGGTGGGTATCCTGGTGATTATTATCGATGCACTCTGTTGCGTATTCTTTCTCTATCACGCGAAAAGACAGCAGGAAGATGCGTTGAGGAAATTCGGCACGGCGCTCGTCATATTGCTTGCCCAGGACAATGAAGTCACCTATGCCTTGCGTTCTGCACAACCGGCATTTCTTGATGCTGCTATCAATAGGCTGCGTGCTCTTGACATGGAGGATGAGATTGGTTACGTGCGCATACTAAATAATGAGACGGTCATGATTGAAGAAAAGTCGTCAAGGATTAAGCTAAATATGGAAGAAATTTCTATTAAAAAAAGCCTTCAAAAACAGGATACGATGACCAGACAAAGCCGCTGGTCGAGAGGAGGCGTCCGCATCGAAACACACATCTTCGGTCATCGCGGTGAAATTCTCTGTGACAGAATCGAGGCTCGTTCGCGGGAGGTGTTTTATGATTTTTTCGCGTCCGTATTTGAAAGAAAGACCTTCTCGGAGGAAGAATTTGCAGCACAGATTTTTGGTGAAGACACCGTGGATATAGAAAAGCCGCCGCCCGTTTTAGGTTTTGTTCAAATGGGCTTATCCCATCACAAGGTGGCCGAAAGAACGCATAAGATCCTCTGGCGAAGCATTGTCCCCATGGGCACGGGCATTGTCTTTGGCGGAATATGCATTATGTTCTTTCTCACCACATACCTTGTTTCTCCGCTCCGGCATATGGCAAAGGTTACCCTGGATATTGCCAGTGGAAACCTTGATCGATTTATAGACATACAATCCCGGGATGAGATTGGCCAGCTGTCCATGAATTTCAACGAAATGACCAAATCTCTTAAGGCGTCTCATGACGAAAAAGAAAAGATTATGGCGCAGTTGCGTGACCATATCAGAGACCTCTATGACACCAACAAAGAACTCAAGGCGATTCAGGAGCGAGTGGTACGCTCGGAAAAATTAGCCGCTGTGGGGAAGCTGGCTTCAGGGGTTGGCCATGAATTGAGAAATCCTCTGGCTGCCAGTAAGAACGCCTTGTTCCTTTTGAAAAAAAGCATCTCCGGCATGCAGATACAGAACGAAAACCTAACACTCAACAATTTTCTGTTGATTATTGAAAAAGAAATTGAGAGGAGCATAAAGATTGTCAACGATCTGCTGGGCTTTACAAGGACCGCAAAACCCTCGGTCTCTCCCATGAATATTCGTGCGCTCATTGACGCTTCTCTCTCCAGAGTTACCCTCCCGGGAAAAATAAAACGAGTGATACAGGCAGACGATTCCCTGCCACTGGTCCTTGTTGATGCCACACAGATTGAGCAGGTATTTGTTAATCTGATCCAAAATGCCTGTGATGCCATGCCCACGGGCGGTTTATTACGGATTTGTGCGTTAAAAGAGGGTAGCCATCTTTTAACGGTCACCTTTACTGATACCGGGTGTGGTATTCCCGACCATGTAAAGCATATGATCTTTGACCCCCTCTTTACGACAAAGCCCAAAGGACTCGGCCTGGGCCTTGCGTTGAGCCACAGTATTATACAAAGGCATGAAGGGCACATTGAACTGGAGAGCAGAGAAGGGGAAGGCACCACTTTTATCGTCAAATTACCTATAGCGTATACGTAG
- a CDS encoding rhomboid family intramembrane serine protease: MIPIRDRNPSGTVPVVTASIILTNVLVFLIQLSLGDQLELFLFHFGIVPMKIVYSSEIPDSTFINTYLPFLSYMFLHGGFVHLIGNMWYLWIFGNNIEDQLGHIRFVLFYFICGIGAAIVHVYSNSQSAIPCIGASGAIAGVLGAYMITFPRARILVILPLFVIWEFIELPAIVVLGFWFLIQFFSGTAAISSAQGGGVAWWAHIGGFVLGMIFIKLLPKSRYRHH; the protein is encoded by the coding sequence ATGATTCCGATCCGAGATCGAAACCCGTCAGGGACGGTTCCCGTTGTTACCGCTAGTATTATTCTTACCAACGTGCTCGTTTTCCTCATTCAGCTTTCCCTGGGCGATCAGCTCGAACTTTTCCTCTTTCACTTTGGGATTGTTCCCATGAAGATAGTCTATTCTTCTGAAATCCCCGATTCTACGTTCATCAACACCTATCTTCCCTTTCTGAGTTATATGTTTCTCCACGGCGGATTTGTTCATCTGATCGGGAATATGTGGTATCTGTGGATTTTTGGGAATAATATCGAGGACCAGCTTGGGCATATCAGGTTCGTTCTCTTTTACTTCATCTGCGGAATTGGCGCTGCCATTGTCCATGTGTATTCTAATAGTCAATCAGCGATTCCCTGCATAGGAGCAAGCGGAGCAATAGCGGGAGTGCTTGGCGCTTATATGATTACCTTCCCCAGGGCGCGGATACTCGTCATCCTTCCCCTTTTTGTTATCTGGGAATTCATCGAATTGCCTGCCATCGTAGTGCTCGGTTTTTGGTTCCTGATTCAGTTTTTTAGCGGCACAGCAGCCATTTCCTCTGCACAGGGAGGAGGGGTCGCATGGTGGGCACATATCGGCGGATTTGTTCTCGGCATGATTTTTATAAAATTACTTCCAAAATCTCGCTATCGTCATCATTAA
- a CDS encoding response regulator, translating to MENTMSDKRCVMLVDDDPSMLLTTAAILENEGYDVLTCSGGKEAIDKFHEAVFTVVLDINMSDISGLKVSEFLKLKNQYIPIIFYSGDDEREKRVDIRKHFRPHAYVVKGSDPEQLLDTVAGAVESYKNIKENMKLNETLKERNSLIEEFNQSLEDKVRQQVEEIQRTSRLKRYVSPQIAESIISSGSDKYLTNARKLLTICFSDLKGFTEASESMEPEDTITLLNEYFTEMTKIVFQYGGTLDKFMGDGILVFFGDPIMYNNHAERAVRMAIDMRDKVHELQNHWVKTGSNIGIYFGINTGYATVGNIGSEIQMNYTVIGHQVNIAHRLQMEAKPSQILIAQRTFSEIKDLVEVEEIKALKLKGINKLVDVYNVLRFKR from the coding sequence ATGGAAAATACCATGTCCGACAAAAGGTGCGTTATGCTTGTTGATGATGACCCCTCTATGCTTCTTACCACTGCCGCCATTCTGGAAAACGAAGGATATGATGTCCTGACCTGCAGTGGCGGAAAAGAGGCGATCGATAAGTTTCACGAGGCCGTTTTTACCGTTGTACTGGACATTAATATGTCTGATATTTCGGGATTGAAGGTCTCAGAGTTCCTCAAATTAAAAAATCAATACATCCCCATTATCTTTTATAGCGGTGATGATGAACGGGAGAAACGGGTTGACATCCGCAAACATTTTCGTCCACATGCTTATGTGGTGAAAGGCAGCGACCCGGAACAACTCCTCGATACGGTTGCCGGCGCTGTTGAATCGTACAAAAATATAAAAGAAAACATGAAACTGAATGAAACGCTCAAGGAACGAAACAGCCTGATAGAAGAATTCAACCAGTCGCTGGAAGACAAGGTGAGGCAACAGGTAGAAGAGATTCAGAGGACATCTCGCTTGAAAAGGTACGTTTCACCACAAATTGCTGAGAGTATTATTTCGAGCGGCAGCGATAAATACCTGACCAATGCCAGAAAGTTATTGACGATCTGTTTTTCTGATCTGAAGGGTTTTACCGAGGCGTCTGAAAGTATGGAGCCGGAGGATACCATAACCTTATTAAACGAATATTTTACTGAGATGACGAAGATCGTTTTTCAGTATGGCGGTACGCTCGACAAATTCATGGGGGACGGAATTTTGGTCTTTTTTGGCGATCCCATTATGTATAATAACCATGCCGAGCGGGCGGTCAGGATGGCGATTGATATGCGTGATAAAGTACATGAACTGCAAAATCATTGGGTCAAAACGGGATCCAATATTGGCATCTATTTTGGTATAAATACCGGATATGCAACGGTTGGAAATATTGGCTCAGAAATCCAGATGAACTATACCGTAATAGGCCATCAGGTCAATATTGCTCACCGGTTGCAGATGGAAGCTAAGCCAAGCCAGATTCTGATTGCACAACGTACGTTTTCTGAAATAAAAGATCTGGTAGAGGTTGAAGAAATTAAGGCCCTGAAACTGAAAGGAATTAACAAGCTGGTTGACGTATACAATGTTTTGCGGTTTAAAAGGTGA
- a CDS encoding DUF4338 domain-containing protein: MKPILFQYRSRKLHTDDIAFIKALIDSYFLKGRSYISRELCKSWNWVQPNGKLKEYAARDLLLRLEEQGLVALPGRIRPKNNLKPKIFDQIPLFVKSTLGGTITGYEIPTIQVVKDPQESYLWGYLLYHYHYLGCPRLVGEHVRHIVHIGNQVVACLGWASAAWKVKDRDRFIGWDETTKRTHLHLIASNVRFLIPPWVTVKHLASKVLSLALKRLSDDWEAVYGHPVYLAETFVDTARFQGTCYQAANWLRVGKTKGSAKRGNTYRYHGQTKELYLYPLEKNFRRLLAHDQG; encoded by the coding sequence ATGAAGCCTATACTATTCCAATACCGTTCACGGAAACTGCATACAGACGATATAGCCTTTATCAAGGCGCTCATTGATAGTTATTTTCTCAAAGGGCGGAGTTATATTTCCCGTGAACTTTGCAAAAGTTGGAACTGGGTGCAGCCCAATGGCAAGCTGAAAGAATACGCGGCACGAGACCTCCTTCTGCGATTGGAAGAACAGGGCCTGGTAGCGCTTCCAGGCCGCATACGACCAAAAAACAATCTGAAACCTAAGATATTTGATCAGATACCCCTTTTTGTCAAAAGCACACTGGGAGGCACTATCACCGGGTATGAAATCCCGACGATCCAGGTGGTAAAAGACCCTCAAGAGAGTTACCTCTGGGGTTATCTCCTCTATCACTACCACTACCTCGGATGTCCCCGGCTTGTTGGCGAACACGTCAGGCACATCGTACATATCGGCAATCAGGTCGTTGCCTGTCTTGGATGGGCAAGCGCAGCATGGAAGGTCAAAGACCGTGACCGTTTCATCGGATGGGATGAGACCACCAAACGCACCCACTTGCATTTAATTGCCAGTAACGTGCGATTCCTCATTCCCCCCTGGGTTACGGTCAAACACCTTGCATCCAAGGTATTATCCCTTGCCCTCAAGCGTTTGTCAGATGACTGGGAAGCTGTCTACGGACATCCCGTGTATTTGGCGGAGACCTTTGTTGATACCGCGCGATTTCAAGGCACTTGCTATCAGGCAGCTAATTGGCTCCGTGTAGGAAAAACCAAAGGCAGTGCAAAACGGGGCAATACCTATCGGTATCATGGCCAGACGAAGGAACTCTACCTGTATCCTCTTGAGAAAAATTTCCGGAGGCTTCTTGCTCATGACCAGGGATGA